One Hippoglossus hippoglossus isolate fHipHip1 chromosome 5, fHipHip1.pri, whole genome shotgun sequence genomic window carries:
- the znf831 gene encoding zinc finger protein 831 isoform X3: METGKPVCAPVHISSAAAQTEKRMDVQAPLTAVYIHTVPALPAQPFPQLPAAAREPATLHLTMPPLYSKETLRFLTLHIAGGLHSSPGLSPAAAAPTARPKSAGKHVCPHCGRDCMKPSVLEKHLRCHTGERPYPCTTCGVSFKTQSNLYKHKRTQAHARLSSESEQSSLGSLDSMSSSTETHSSSLSLDEHSEETGSMEKDATLPAAEITCPANTTEVFSVTTQGSVCEQRDLAPARHKTDSNESAKVRKVEENLRMENEQPPSTVGRHLPLQRQKATVFSKQWESSVSRGTSQNHESTDSGFSESSDHYPSPGSVLHDHSLDSLTESNKEHLEETTNTHTSSEPDKGAREQEQKTLEERISKLISENTAVVEDKQLENVRPRKTALSKQGSIDLPLPYTYKDSFHFDMKISRTPNVGLQRNRKPGLYSSVPTQQSTTMEHGLLTRSNSLPFSVTPLQPERSSSTSSYQSNYESLVRRGSSGQINPAGFAIKPVNQQSSTHRPLVRQTAVDCNHATDGLFMNSSVEEASTGSLSCDGNICGEPSNRKFRRKKAQKFAYNKWYMYGGGTFKKLYNTEKDGDNSVVKGRKCMNTEHKAFQAPQKRLSSVHKETVTTGSVINIPSSRATVCHPGCSPAKTSLGSTVDVNVRTTQLYSPCSSLKTPIRRNLSLSILPLPSVGSLVSHQADSMSSTGAGPKEKHSDSISELCGAHVPSDRKKQRTDDESIRQLEMEIAPNTLSYPPPSVSGSALQQDAHFSYVNLQKTPKHTQLKGALFSPCIINASAQSVSTLPVTSIPSAVKTSFLPKYQLKLPNAGEHDSNTSLHVVDKPTVTGGCTFTSPTSSSKTEQTSPSVTYPEIKLSDSVTSALMQTGDSKKTNALNSKQAQLFLPCTAATFCQAETSRFNENMTSSLPVVHRQFAATTITTACLHDYQEGLCSTSIQPSKSAPVQLPPPVAPVVANFPAIPPISTENNQTSATSITTISQCRLNSNLPLSHLQFLPETDQSNFVNRAFTGPNTPKVPCHIVPFDQVQPAGQNVFHVHTADLQICLQIISDEQLALIEPQIERHEDSSLSQRRDMQAQAAEVIQNKAQSSAAMERSNEGTDHRLQGYQKELDQNESLPTLNVERIKPPLTAHMTEHRNSRQATLSAESKPPEAPGLTLHPHKCSHVNTATETLSSASDVMSTAAVRSGRNQTSEEERALSLNSFPEEQPFLGSRVSQGGLVLQTLSGLSPNSVNQNRKSELLGKETQQKPKNQGASCEASIMKTKCEASAYRSSRLESGETPCSMHVRFDKASADELSGSVSPFSVNNCKAPRKLNPHASICCSKPSDPALSETVDPSKHENTGCDGVGPSDTSVTLPEKTLCDSQDVISLAHSQKLFTSESSNIHVERTKDIPAVLTSIQSPTAGIMEGDCLVGCEVQKEPQKWGHVGVPGQSDCTDWRPKLSQEAGETTHQGIDGQSGGGVMREDKNGGIKADTAPGQLANTESNCRYTALPDMTELEPLQSMKTTFFVGQVDSVLRRMQSLN; encoded by the exons ATGGAGACTGGCAAGCCAGTATGTGCTCCAGTGCACATCAGCTCAGCTGCAGcgcagacagagaaaaggatgGATGTCCAGGCCCCGCTGACGGCTGTTTACATCCACACAGTGCCTGCTCTACCAGCGCAGCCTTTCCcacagcttcctgctgctgcacggGAACCGGCCACGCTCCATCTGACCATGCCGCCGCTCTACTCCAAGGAGACCCTTCGCTTTCTGACGCTCCACATTGCCGGTGGGCTGCATTCTTCGCCAGGGTTGAGTCCGGCAGCTGCTGCTCCTACCGCCAGACCCAAATCGGCAGGAAAGCATGTGTGTCCTCACTGCGGACGGGACTGTATGAAGCCCAGTGTGCTGGAGAAACATCTCCGCTGCCACACAGGGGAGCGGCCCTACCCCTGCACCACTTGCGGAGTTTCTTTTAAGACTCAGAGCAACCTCTACAAACATAAACGTACTCAGGCTCATGCCCGCCTCTCATCCgagtcagagcagagcagcctgGGCAGCCTAGACAGCATGTCCAGCTCAACAGAGACTCATTCCTCCAGTCTGTCTCTGGATGAGCACAGTGAGGAGACGGGCAGCATGGAGAAGGATGCCACACTACCTGCTGCTGAGATTACCTGTCCAGCCAATACTACAGAGGTCTTCTCTGTAACGACACAGGGCTCCGTCTGTGAGCAGAGAGACTTGGCCCCTGCAAGACATAAAACAGATTCAAATGAAAGTGCAAAGGTAAGAAAAGTAGAGGAGAACCTGAGAATGGAAAATGAACAACCTCCTTCGACTGTTGGTCGACATCTCCCACTTCAGAGACAAAAGGCCACTGTGTTCTCCAAGCAGTGGGAGAGCTCGGTATCCAGAGGAACATCACAGAACCACGAGAGCACAGACTCAGGTTTCAGCGAGAGCAGTGACCACTACCCAAGTCCTGGTAGTGTTTTACACGACCACAGTCTGGATTCTCTTACTGAATCTAATAAAGAGCATCTtgaggaaacaacaaacacacacacgtcttcagAACCAGACAAAGGTGCAagggagcaggagcagaagaCACTGGAGGAGCGCATATCTAAGCTGATATCTGAGAATACAGCTGTTGTAGAGGACAAACAGCTGGAGAATGTAAGGCCTCGAAAGACTGCTCTTTCAAAGCAGGGTAGCATCGACCTCCCTTTGCCATACACTTACAAGGACTCCTTTCACTTTGACATGAAGATCAGTAGGACTCCGAATGTTGGGTTGCAAAGAAACAGGAAGCCTGGACTGTACAGCTCTGTGCCCACTCAGCAGTCAACCACCATGGAGCATGGCCTCTTAACCCGCAGCAACTCCCTCCCCTTCAGCGTCACACCCCTGCAGCCTGAGAGGAGCAGCTCAACCTCTTCCTATCAGAGCAATTATGAATCACTGGTTCGCAGGGGAAGCTCAGGCCAGATCAACCCAGCAGGTTTTGCCATAAAGCCTGTGAACCAACAGTCATCCACCCACCGGCCACTGGTCAGACAGACAGCCGTAGACTGCAACCACGCAACAGACGGTCTCTTTATGAATTCATCTGTGGAGGAGGCGAGCACCGGCAGTCTCAGCTGCGATGGGAACATTTGCGGAGAGCCAAGCAACAGAAAGTTCCGGAGGAAGAAAGCTCAGAAGTTTGCCTACAACAAGTGGTACATGTACGGGGGCGGGACATTTAAGAAGCTctacaacacagagaaagatggtGATAACAGTGTTGTCAAAGGCAGGAAATGTATGAACACAGAGCACAAGGCTTTTCAGGCGCCACAAAAACGGCTTTCATCCGTTCATAAGGAGACAGTCACAACAGGCTCAGTGATAAACATCCCAAGCAGCAGGGCAACAGTGTGCCATCCAGGCTGCTCTCCTGCCAAGACGTCCCTCGGCTCTACTGTGGATGTTAATGTAAGAACTACCCAGCTTTATTCGCCTTGCAGCTCTCTCAAGACTCCAATCCGGAGAAACCTGTCTTTGTCAATACTGCCATTACCCTCAGTTGGATCATTGGTTAGCCACCAAGCAGACAGCATGAGCAGCACAGGGGCTGGGCCTAAAGAAAAGCACAGTGATTCCATCTCTGAGCTCTGTGGAGCCCATGTTCCCTCTGATAGGAAAAAGCAGAGAACGGATGATGAATCAATTCGCCAACTTGAGATGGAGATCGCCCCAAACACACTGAGTtacccccctccctctgtgagTGGCAGTGCACTTCAGCAGGATGCACACTTCAGTTATGTCAACCTCCAAAAAACCCCAAAGCACACTCAACTCAAAGGAGCTCTCTTCTCACCATGCATAATCAATGCAAGTGCACAATCGGTTAGCACCCTGCCTGTCACTTCCATCCCCTCAGCTGTCAAGACCAGCTTCCTGCCCAAGTACCAGCTCAAGTTGCCTAACGCTGGGGAACATGATTCAAATACTTCACTGCATGTTGTGGATAAACCGACAGTAACCGGTGGCTGCACCTTCACCTCTCCTACATCATCTTCTAAAACTGAGCAAACCTCACCTTCAGTCACCTATCCTGAAATCAAATTAAGTGATTCTGTCACGTCAGCGTTGATGCAAACTGGTGATTCCAAAAAGACGAATGCTCTTAATTCCAAACAAGCCCAGCTTTTCTTGCCTTGCACAGCTGCAACATTTTGTCAAGCTGAAACATCAAGATTCAATGAAAATATGACATCTAGTCTCCCTGTGGTGCACAGGCAATTTGCAGCAACCACAATAACCACAGCCTGTCTTCATGATTACCAGGAAGGATTATGCAGCACATCAATACAGCCATCGAAATCTGCACCTGTGCAGTTACCCCCCCCTGTTGCACCTGTGGTTGCAAACTTCCCTGCTATACCCCCCATAAGCAcagaaaacaatcagacatCTGCTACTTCTATTACAACTATCTCACAGTGTCGACTTAACTCTAACCTTCCTCTATCACACTTACAGTTCTTGCCTGAAACAGACCAGTCGAACTTTGTAAACAGAGCATTTACTGGCCCAAACACCCCAAAAGTACCATGTCACATTGTACCGTTTGACCAGGTGCAACCAGCAGGTCAGAATGTGTTTCATGTTCACACAGCAGATCTCCAGATCTGCCTCCAGATCATATCCGACGAGCAGCTAGCTCTCATTGAACCACAGATTGAGCGTCATGAGGATAGCAGCCTCTCACAGAGACGTGACATGCAAGCACAGGCCGCAGAAGTGATCCAGAACAAAGCTCAAAGCTCTGCAGCCATGGAAAGAAGCAATGAGGGAACGGACCATCGACTGCAGGGGTATCAAAAGGAGTTGGACCAAAATGAATCTTTACCCACACTTAATGTGGAGAGAATAAAACCTCCACTGACTGCCCACATGACTGAACACAGAAATTCCAGACAGGCTACACTATCAGCTGAATCTAAGCCCCCTGAAGCTCCAGGCTTGACATTACACCCACACAAATGCAGTCATGTAAACACGGCCACAGAGACTCTGAGCTCTGCAAGTGATGTTATGTCAACTGCTGCTGTACGGTCAGGAAGAAACCAAACTTCAGAGGAGGAACGTGCCCTTTCTCTGAACTCCTTTCCTGAAGAGCAACCTTTCCTGGGCAGCAGGGTCAGTCAAGGTGGATTGGTTTTGCAAACACTCTCTGGTCTTTCTCCCAATTCAGTAAATCAGAATAGAAAAAGTGAACTACTGggcaaagaaacacaacaaaaacctAAAAATCAAGGAGCTTCATGTGAAGCAAGCATAATGAAAACCAAGTGTGAAGCCTCTGCATACAGAAGCAGCAGGttagaaagtggagaaacaccCTGCTCTATGCATGTTAGGTTTGATAAGGCCAGTGCTGATGAACTCTCTGGGTCAGTGTCTCCATTTTCTGTCAATAATTGCAAAGCTCCAAGAAAGCTGAACCCACATGCATCCATCTGCTGCAGCAAACCTTCAGATCCTGCATTATCAGAGACTGTGGATCCAtctaaacatgaaaacacaggttGTGACGGGGTGGGACCTTCAGACACTTCTGTCACTTTACCGGAAAAGACTCTCTGTGATTCACAGGATGTAATCAGCTTAGCCCACTCACAAAAACTGTTTACTTCAGAGTCCTCTAACATCCATGTGGAAAGAACCAAAGACATCCCAGCTGTGCTCACAAGTATTCAGAGCCCTACTGCAG GGATTATGGAGGGAGACTGCCTGGTGGGATGTGAAGTCCAGAAGGAGCCACAGAAATGGGGACATGTAGGTGTACCTGGACAGTCAGACTGCACCGACTGGAGGCCAAAACTGAGCCAAGAGGCCGGAGAGACAACCCACCAAGGAATAGATGGGCAGAGCGGTGGAGGAGTGATGAGGGAGGATAAGAACGGAGGAATCAAGGCAGACACGGCCCCTGGACAGTTGGCCAACACAGAGTCAAACTGCAGATACACAGCTTTACCAGACATGACAGAGTTAGAG CCTTTGCAGTCTATGAAGACCACCTTCTTCGTGGGCCAGGTAGACAGtgtcctccgaaggatgcagtccctgaattga
- the znf831 gene encoding zinc finger protein 831 isoform X2: METGKPVCAPVHISSAAAQTEKRMDVQAPLTAVYIHTVPALPAQPFPQLPAAAREPATLHLTMPPLYSKETLRFLTLHIAGGLHSSPGLSPAAAAPTARPKSAGKHVCPHCGRDCMKPSVLEKHLRCHTGERPYPCTTCGVSFKTQSNLYKHKRTQAHARLSSESEQSSLGSLDSMSSSTETHSSSLSLDEHSEETGSMEKDATLPAAEITCPANTTEVFSVTTQGSVCEQRDLAPARHKTDSNESAKVRKVEENLRMENEQPPSTVGRHLPLQRQKATVFSKQWESSVSRGTSQNHESTDSGFSESSDHYPSPGSVLHDHSLDSLTESNKEHLEETTNTHTSSEPDKGAREQEQKTLEERISKLISENTAVVEDKQLENVRPRKTALSKQGSIDLPLPYTYKDSFHFDMKISRTPNVGLQRNRKPGLYSSVPTQQSTTMEHGLLTRSNSLPFSVTPLQPERSSSTSSYQSNYESLVRRGSSGQINPAGFAIKPVNQQSSTHRPLVRQTAVDCNHATDGLFMNSSVEEASTGSLSCDGNICGEPSNRKFRRKKAQKFAYNKWYMYGGGTFKKLYNTEKDGDNSVVKGRKCMNTEHKAFQAPQKRLSSVHKETVTTGSVINIPSSRATVCHPGCSPAKTSLGSTVDVNVRTTQLYSPCSSLKTPIRRNLSLSILPLPSVGSLVSHQADSMSSTGAGPKEKHSDSISELCGAHVPSDRKKQRTDDESIRQLEMEIAPNTLSYPPPSVSGSALQQDAHFSYVNLQKTPKHTQLKGALFSPCIINASAQSVSTLPVTSIPSAVKTSFLPKYQLKLPNAGEHDSNTSLHVVDKPTVTGGCTFTSPTSSSKTEQTSPSVTYPEIKLSDSVTSALMQTGDSKKTNALNSKQAQLFLPCTAATFCQAETSRFNENMTSSLPVVHRQFAATTITTACLHDYQEGLCSTSIQPSKSAPVQLPPAIPPISTENNQTSATSITTISQCRLNSNLPLSHLQFLPETDQSNFVNRAFTGPNTPKVPCHIVPFDQVQPAGQNVFHVHTADLQICLQIISDEQLALIEPQIERHEDSSLSQRRDMQAQAAEVIQNKAQSSAAMERSNEGTDHRLQGYQKELDQNESLPTLNVERIKPPLTAHMTEHRNSRQATLSAESKPPEAPGLTLHPHKCSHVNTATETLSSASDVMSTAAVRSGRNQTSEEERALSLNSFPEEQPFLGSRVSQGGLVLQTLSGLSPNSVNQNRKSELLGKETQQKPKNQGASCEASIMKTKCEASAYRSSRLESGETPCSMHVRFDKASADELSGSVSPFSVNNCKAPRKLNPHASICCSKPSDPALSETVDPSKHENTGCDGVGPSDTSVTLPEKTLCDSQDVISLAHSQKLFTSESSNIHVERTKDIPAVLTSIQSPTAGIMEGDCLVGCEVQKEPQKWGHVGVPGQSDCTDWRPKLSQEAGETTHQGIDGQSGGGVMREDKNGGIKADTAPGQLANTESNCRYTALPDMTELEGQDTEVKVDSFKNSWLSEEHLQHLSQTYSGMSEYPPQRPQQALSTSNNLNLPASGSETSLLNSPQPPLEMNNFYFSQQHWESSVARTKQTQTFCESNSSKPIKTQVQFKETQNAFSQVTQQTTFSHQEKQTLSVQQGNTAGNTSTAVSHSTKVTLGSNKTSGLSTDIKTSCATHHCQVSHSLQVSQASAGWTGNTQTSNTNMLGYNAGARLKPFTYQEPELDTEDQAPHEYITHSSNSGRTDTTNKYQSFFLAAQLQGSAESLTAGVKPVQSCQDFSEDTSSSDDEGKLIIEL, encoded by the exons ATGGAGACTGGCAAGCCAGTATGTGCTCCAGTGCACATCAGCTCAGCTGCAGcgcagacagagaaaaggatgGATGTCCAGGCCCCGCTGACGGCTGTTTACATCCACACAGTGCCTGCTCTACCAGCGCAGCCTTTCCcacagcttcctgctgctgcacggGAACCGGCCACGCTCCATCTGACCATGCCGCCGCTCTACTCCAAGGAGACCCTTCGCTTTCTGACGCTCCACATTGCCGGTGGGCTGCATTCTTCGCCAGGGTTGAGTCCGGCAGCTGCTGCTCCTACCGCCAGACCCAAATCGGCAGGAAAGCATGTGTGTCCTCACTGCGGACGGGACTGTATGAAGCCCAGTGTGCTGGAGAAACATCTCCGCTGCCACACAGGGGAGCGGCCCTACCCCTGCACCACTTGCGGAGTTTCTTTTAAGACTCAGAGCAACCTCTACAAACATAAACGTACTCAGGCTCATGCCCGCCTCTCATCCgagtcagagcagagcagcctgGGCAGCCTAGACAGCATGTCCAGCTCAACAGAGACTCATTCCTCCAGTCTGTCTCTGGATGAGCACAGTGAGGAGACGGGCAGCATGGAGAAGGATGCCACACTACCTGCTGCTGAGATTACCTGTCCAGCCAATACTACAGAGGTCTTCTCTGTAACGACACAGGGCTCCGTCTGTGAGCAGAGAGACTTGGCCCCTGCAAGACATAAAACAGATTCAAATGAAAGTGCAAAGGTAAGAAAAGTAGAGGAGAACCTGAGAATGGAAAATGAACAACCTCCTTCGACTGTTGGTCGACATCTCCCACTTCAGAGACAAAAGGCCACTGTGTTCTCCAAGCAGTGGGAGAGCTCGGTATCCAGAGGAACATCACAGAACCACGAGAGCACAGACTCAGGTTTCAGCGAGAGCAGTGACCACTACCCAAGTCCTGGTAGTGTTTTACACGACCACAGTCTGGATTCTCTTACTGAATCTAATAAAGAGCATCTtgaggaaacaacaaacacacacacgtcttcagAACCAGACAAAGGTGCAagggagcaggagcagaagaCACTGGAGGAGCGCATATCTAAGCTGATATCTGAGAATACAGCTGTTGTAGAGGACAAACAGCTGGAGAATGTAAGGCCTCGAAAGACTGCTCTTTCAAAGCAGGGTAGCATCGACCTCCCTTTGCCATACACTTACAAGGACTCCTTTCACTTTGACATGAAGATCAGTAGGACTCCGAATGTTGGGTTGCAAAGAAACAGGAAGCCTGGACTGTACAGCTCTGTGCCCACTCAGCAGTCAACCACCATGGAGCATGGCCTCTTAACCCGCAGCAACTCCCTCCCCTTCAGCGTCACACCCCTGCAGCCTGAGAGGAGCAGCTCAACCTCTTCCTATCAGAGCAATTATGAATCACTGGTTCGCAGGGGAAGCTCAGGCCAGATCAACCCAGCAGGTTTTGCCATAAAGCCTGTGAACCAACAGTCATCCACCCACCGGCCACTGGTCAGACAGACAGCCGTAGACTGCAACCACGCAACAGACGGTCTCTTTATGAATTCATCTGTGGAGGAGGCGAGCACCGGCAGTCTCAGCTGCGATGGGAACATTTGCGGAGAGCCAAGCAACAGAAAGTTCCGGAGGAAGAAAGCTCAGAAGTTTGCCTACAACAAGTGGTACATGTACGGGGGCGGGACATTTAAGAAGCTctacaacacagagaaagatggtGATAACAGTGTTGTCAAAGGCAGGAAATGTATGAACACAGAGCACAAGGCTTTTCAGGCGCCACAAAAACGGCTTTCATCCGTTCATAAGGAGACAGTCACAACAGGCTCAGTGATAAACATCCCAAGCAGCAGGGCAACAGTGTGCCATCCAGGCTGCTCTCCTGCCAAGACGTCCCTCGGCTCTACTGTGGATGTTAATGTAAGAACTACCCAGCTTTATTCGCCTTGCAGCTCTCTCAAGACTCCAATCCGGAGAAACCTGTCTTTGTCAATACTGCCATTACCCTCAGTTGGATCATTGGTTAGCCACCAAGCAGACAGCATGAGCAGCACAGGGGCTGGGCCTAAAGAAAAGCACAGTGATTCCATCTCTGAGCTCTGTGGAGCCCATGTTCCCTCTGATAGGAAAAAGCAGAGAACGGATGATGAATCAATTCGCCAACTTGAGATGGAGATCGCCCCAAACACACTGAGTtacccccctccctctgtgagTGGCAGTGCACTTCAGCAGGATGCACACTTCAGTTATGTCAACCTCCAAAAAACCCCAAAGCACACTCAACTCAAAGGAGCTCTCTTCTCACCATGCATAATCAATGCAAGTGCACAATCGGTTAGCACCCTGCCTGTCACTTCCATCCCCTCAGCTGTCAAGACCAGCTTCCTGCCCAAGTACCAGCTCAAGTTGCCTAACGCTGGGGAACATGATTCAAATACTTCACTGCATGTTGTGGATAAACCGACAGTAACCGGTGGCTGCACCTTCACCTCTCCTACATCATCTTCTAAAACTGAGCAAACCTCACCTTCAGTCACCTATCCTGAAATCAAATTAAGTGATTCTGTCACGTCAGCGTTGATGCAAACTGGTGATTCCAAAAAGACGAATGCTCTTAATTCCAAACAAGCCCAGCTTTTCTTGCCTTGCACAGCTGCAACATTTTGTCAAGCTGAAACATCAAGATTCAATGAAAATATGACATCTAGTCTCCCTGTGGTGCACAGGCAATTTGCAGCAACCACAATAACCACAGCCTGTCTTCATGATTACCAGGAAGGATTATGCAGCACATCAATACAGCCATCGAAATCTGCACCTGTGCAGTTACCCCC TGCTATACCCCCCATAAGCAcagaaaacaatcagacatCTGCTACTTCTATTACAACTATCTCACAGTGTCGACTTAACTCTAACCTTCCTCTATCACACTTACAGTTCTTGCCTGAAACAGACCAGTCGAACTTTGTAAACAGAGCATTTACTGGCCCAAACACCCCAAAAGTACCATGTCACATTGTACCGTTTGACCAGGTGCAACCAGCAGGTCAGAATGTGTTTCATGTTCACACAGCAGATCTCCAGATCTGCCTCCAGATCATATCCGACGAGCAGCTAGCTCTCATTGAACCACAGATTGAGCGTCATGAGGATAGCAGCCTCTCACAGAGACGTGACATGCAAGCACAGGCCGCAGAAGTGATCCAGAACAAAGCTCAAAGCTCTGCAGCCATGGAAAGAAGCAATGAGGGAACGGACCATCGACTGCAGGGGTATCAAAAGGAGTTGGACCAAAATGAATCTTTACCCACACTTAATGTGGAGAGAATAAAACCTCCACTGACTGCCCACATGACTGAACACAGAAATTCCAGACAGGCTACACTATCAGCTGAATCTAAGCCCCCTGAAGCTCCAGGCTTGACATTACACCCACACAAATGCAGTCATGTAAACACGGCCACAGAGACTCTGAGCTCTGCAAGTGATGTTATGTCAACTGCTGCTGTACGGTCAGGAAGAAACCAAACTTCAGAGGAGGAACGTGCCCTTTCTCTGAACTCCTTTCCTGAAGAGCAACCTTTCCTGGGCAGCAGGGTCAGTCAAGGTGGATTGGTTTTGCAAACACTCTCTGGTCTTTCTCCCAATTCAGTAAATCAGAATAGAAAAAGTGAACTACTGggcaaagaaacacaacaaaaacctAAAAATCAAGGAGCTTCATGTGAAGCAAGCATAATGAAAACCAAGTGTGAAGCCTCTGCATACAGAAGCAGCAGGttagaaagtggagaaacaccCTGCTCTATGCATGTTAGGTTTGATAAGGCCAGTGCTGATGAACTCTCTGGGTCAGTGTCTCCATTTTCTGTCAATAATTGCAAAGCTCCAAGAAAGCTGAACCCACATGCATCCATCTGCTGCAGCAAACCTTCAGATCCTGCATTATCAGAGACTGTGGATCCAtctaaacatgaaaacacaggttGTGACGGGGTGGGACCTTCAGACACTTCTGTCACTTTACCGGAAAAGACTCTCTGTGATTCACAGGATGTAATCAGCTTAGCCCACTCACAAAAACTGTTTACTTCAGAGTCCTCTAACATCCATGTGGAAAGAACCAAAGACATCCCAGCTGTGCTCACAAGTATTCAGAGCCCTACTGCAG GGATTATGGAGGGAGACTGCCTGGTGGGATGTGAAGTCCAGAAGGAGCCACAGAAATGGGGACATGTAGGTGTACCTGGACAGTCAGACTGCACCGACTGGAGGCCAAAACTGAGCCAAGAGGCCGGAGAGACAACCCACCAAGGAATAGATGGGCAGAGCGGTGGAGGAGTGATGAGGGAGGATAAGAACGGAGGAATCAAGGCAGACACGGCCCCTGGACAGTTGGCCAACACAGAGTCAAACTGCAGATACACAGCTTTACCAGACATGACAGAGTTAGAG GGACAAGACACAGAGGTGAAGGTGGATTCCTTTAAAAACTCTTGGCTATCTGAGGAGCATCTTCAGCATCTTTCCCAGACGTACTCAGGAATGTCTGAGTATCCTCCACAGAGGCCTCAGCAAGCTCTGAGCACGTCAAATAACCTTAATTTACCAGCCAGCGGCAGTGAGACTAGCCTTCTCAATTCTCCACAGCCCCCACTGGAAATGAACAACTTTTATTTCTCACAACAACACTGGGAAAGCAGCGTCGCCCgtaccaaacaaacacagaccttTTGCGAGTCAAATTCAAGTAAACCGATCAAAACACAGGTCCAattcaaagagacacaaaatgctTTTTCACAAGTCACTCAGCAAACGACATTTTCACACCAGGAAAAGCAGACCCTATCTGTTCAGCAAGGAAACACTGCAGGTAACACCAGCACAGCAGTAAGCCATTCTACTAAGGTAACATTAGGAAGTAACAAAACCTCAGGTCTCTCGACGGATATCAAAACCTCATGCGCCACACACCACTGCCAAGTCTCTCATTCCCTCCAAGTCAGTCAAGCTTCAGCTGGATGGACGGGAAACACTCAAACGTCAAACACCAATATGCTGGGTTATAATGCTGGGGCCCGATTAAAGCCCTTCACATACCAAGAGCCTGAGCTGGACACCGAGGATCAAGCACCACATGAGTACATAACACACAGCAGTAACTCTGGGAGAACTGACACGACCAACAAATACCAGTCTTTTTTCTTGGCTGCACAGCTTCAAGGGTCAGCCGAGAGCCTGACTGCTGGAGTGAAGCCTGTGCAGAGCTGCCAGGACTTTTCAGAAGACACcagcagcagtgatgatgaAGGGAAGCTTATCATTGAGCTTTAG